Sequence from the Argopecten irradians isolate NY chromosome 12, Ai_NY, whole genome shotgun sequence genome:
ACGtcacagccaatgaaaatctcTCTAGGTTATATTTCACTCGggaaatctaaaaaaaatattactcgGATGAAACCACTGGATATCAGTTGGACAATGTGATACATTTGAACATCAATACATGTGTTTTTATCGGCGTATCCAGACGTTATCGTGTCCTTCTTGCCAAGAACCAGATACTGCAGGATTTATTTTCGCAATTGCATGTGTGGAACAAGTGCCGTCAGCCGATTGGTAAACGACCGAGTGGCAGCGGTAGTCTTGCATACAAATCAAAGCACACATTGTAATACTTTTGACTACGACGCTCGCCAATGTTGGTCCTATAAACCCCTTTGATGGAGATAATACGCTGGAAAACAGTTCGGTATCTCCTATCCCATTAGTAAGGTAATCAAGAGCTGAAAAAGATGGTGTATAATCATTTAGATTGCGAAATGTGTGCACATTTTCGAATGCATGATGTCATATtctaactacatatatatatacaatacgaCTTTTAAAGGCTTAAATTACATGAAGATAAAAACGTGAAaccaatcaaaattaaaatattaaagcaTTCCAATTGAACATCgacaaaaaattaataatttcgTTCCTTGAATAATCCCTTAAACAATGAATGGAACAGACAAGAAAAAAGTATTAAGAAAATAATGGTAACTCTATGATAAAGAAAGATAATGGTAATAATGGTAATggatattccgtctttgcatattacagagttatgtcCGACGCGATGGGCTGgtatccattatgacgtcattattttgtgaacgaaATTCGTGTCAATTTCTCCGACAAATATGACGCTACACTCTGCCAATTGTGACGCCACACTCTGACAAACATGACGCCACACTGACAAATATGACGCAACACTCCCAAATAAAAAACCGCTCCCCGTAAAGACAGATAACTCTTTTAGTATGCAAAGGTGCAATATAGCAAAAAACCTTTAACTTACGATATGACTTTACATCAGGTTGTAGGACTTCCCGATGACACAGTACTCTGGTGTGAAACGATTCGAAGGTACACAGACGATCATTGACAACAAGGGTGTTTCCAGAAGCATAGCAGACGGTACAATGTTCTCCTCCTAAAGTGTTATCAGGCTGACCTTTTTCCCAGTTAATCCATTTCTGTACTTCCCCTGTGTATGTCATAAACACACCCTCCACATCTATGTCGGTCAATCCGTAAACAAATCTGTAACTGGACAAATAATGCCAACGTATGTGAGActtatagaatcttacatgtCAAGTGGATGGAAATCTCAACTCGAGTCAAAGATTTTGGCtagtcaacccgaggcttgccgagggttgacggccaaaatccttcacgagggttgagatatccatgttcacttgacagacccatgtttgattctttttctcccatacatAGTAGAAAAAAAGGATGATATTCCAGTTGGatatcgcaggaacgtcgttatgcgtcaaaattgatgacgtcatctacaatgcacgCCGCACGTATTGATGACGTTTATTATCTAGTGCGTGTGAGCTTttgtgtaagatagagttatttttccctagcaaccacgggatatccctgtgaagtatgggagaaatgcCTGTGAATTATGTGAGGAAATGGATGACATTGTCTCACATTTGCCTGTTTACCTTCAATATCACATAACATTTTTTTCGGAATGGTGACTTTATTTAGTCTATGAAGAAGTTCAACACGATGGTATTTCGCATGAgtgtaattttacaaataattaagGGTATTTTatctattatacatgtaaatatatgttcctTACTGCTATTCCTATATGGCGTTACATATGTCTGAAAGGAATGTcaacaaaacattttgtatttgaaaatatttgctCTCCCTGACATGATGGAgactacaatatatatgtactttaagAAAACCACCCAAGCCTTCAAATATTGTAGTAAGAACTACAAAAATTGAGTTCAATTTCTGTAACGATTCCACACCGGAATGTGTGAATAACATATGATACACGAATTTTGACCAGttcaccgccgacaaatggtcttttttctctatcaaaaacaggagcaggcgattttgtatttttttgttacaaaagttacttactttacaccattaccaccatggaaaagtttgagcttataattttttcttcaagataaaaatatgaaaaataattaattgcatcccgaaaaaattccttggcactatatcctatatggaatgaagtactgattgccaATGTACCTAAtccaaaatgaattattttgtattattttttgtgttaattagacatataaatacacgattaaacaccaattattgttcatataatgaatatcatttatgcgctgttagcggtggagcatctttaataagtACACATCAGTGATTTTTGGGGTGTAATTATAAACCTAACCATGCTGTGGTGACATCCAGTTATGTTGTAGGTGTCGTTTCTTAACGACTGTTCCTcca
This genomic interval carries:
- the LOC138336250 gene encoding uncharacterized protein; amino-acid sequence: MLLMMRGYLVLVVLWKITYQQKLNEICPEGGVMYYGSDYQMCFYVVIETGAILSKKQLACSPYGGIISHIPDSKANSFLYTALSELSNYRFVYGLTDIDVEGVFMTYTGEVQKWINWEKGQPDNTLGGEHCTVCYASGNTLVVNDRLCTFESFHTRVLCHREVLQPDVKSYPLDYLTNGIGDTELFSSVLSPSKGFIGPTLASVVVKSITMCALICMQDYRCHSVVYQSADGTCSTHAIAKINPAVSGSWQEGHDNVWIRR